Proteins from one Xanthobacter autotrophicus Py2 genomic window:
- a CDS encoding Cobyrinic acid ac-diamide synthase (PFAM: regulatory protein MerR; Cobyrinic acid ac-diamide synthase~KEGG: nha:Nham_4281 cobyrinic acid a,c-diamide synthase), with protein sequence MTDVIAGDGAALSAELLAMREALFPPVSKKSLRSFSSVEAAKLIGIADAYLRQLSLGGKGPQPSLGAGGRRSYTLEQINELRVTLEEGSKGKKYVPHRREAEHCQVMAVVNFKGGSGKTTTAAHLAQYLALHGYRVLAVDLDPQASLTALHGYQPEYDIQPNETMYAAVRYDENRRPLKDVIRKTYFAGLDLIPANLELMEYEHDTPRALAERDAEPFFGRVATALGTVADGYDVMILDCPPQLGFLTLGALCAATGLLITVHPQMLDVMSMCQFLLMASDILGVVQESGGDLDYDFIRYVVTRFEPADAPQTQMVAFMRSLFRERVLNSTMVKSTAISDAGLSKQTLYEVGRENFGKQTYDRAMESLDGVNGEIENLMKLAWGRET encoded by the coding sequence ATGACGGATGTCATCGCCGGCGACGGCGCCGCGCTGTCAGCGGAACTGCTCGCTATGCGCGAGGCTCTTTTCCCGCCGGTTTCAAAGAAATCCCTTCGATCATTTTCCTCGGTAGAGGCTGCGAAGCTCATTGGAATTGCCGACGCCTATCTGCGGCAGCTGTCGCTGGGTGGTAAGGGCCCCCAGCCGTCGCTCGGGGCCGGAGGGCGTCGGTCCTATACACTCGAGCAAATCAATGAGTTACGCGTCACGCTAGAGGAGGGGTCGAAGGGAAAGAAGTACGTACCGCATCGCCGTGAAGCGGAGCACTGCCAAGTGATGGCGGTCGTGAATTTCAAAGGCGGTAGCGGAAAGACCACGACCGCCGCGCATCTGGCGCAGTATCTCGCCCTTCACGGATACCGGGTCCTGGCAGTCGATCTCGATCCCCAGGCGTCGCTGACAGCACTTCATGGCTATCAGCCTGAGTATGATATCCAGCCGAACGAGACGATGTACGCGGCGGTGCGATACGATGAAAATCGTCGCCCGCTAAAGGACGTCATTCGCAAGACCTATTTCGCAGGCCTTGATCTGATCCCAGCCAATCTTGAGCTGATGGAGTATGAGCACGATACGCCGCGGGCGTTAGCCGAGCGTGACGCGGAACCATTCTTTGGCCGGGTTGCTACGGCGCTTGGAACAGTCGCGGATGGCTATGACGTGATGATCCTGGATTGTCCTCCTCAGCTCGGTTTTCTAACGCTCGGCGCGTTATGCGCTGCGACAGGTCTTCTGATCACCGTGCATCCTCAGATGCTCGACGTGATGTCGATGTGCCAGTTCTTACTGATGGCGTCTGATATCCTGGGTGTGGTGCAGGAGTCCGGGGGGGATCTTGATTACGATTTCATTCGATATGTCGTCACGCGGTTTGAGCCCGCAGACGCGCCCCAGACGCAGATGGTCGCTTTCATGCGGTCGCTTTTCAGGGAGCGCGTGCTCAACAGCACGATGGTCAAGTCGACAGCGATCTCAGATGCCGGGCTCTCAAAGCAAACGCTCTATGAAGTCGGGCGGGAGAATTTTGGGAAGCAAACTTACGATCGCGCAATGGAATCGCTCGACGGCGTTAATGGCGAGATCGAGAATCTGATGAAACTAGCGTGGGGACGCGAGACATGA